atatcttcttactaatttttttccataatttttggtctagccaattagtacagtttattagttaaagtttcccttgttgcattgtttgactactctgacctctcctcactacgaatcaattttctccctgtacagaattcaaataaccattctgtttatttctcttgaaattagattcactaaggaatctaaaaatataaactataactcctatttctttttgttcaaattttagtgaatttataaagttagaataggggattcagaaatcgctctgatcgtgtctcactaaaattcaaatatctcttaatatacacttctttttcttactctgtttctttcatatgaaaacagactcaatatgctttaattatatatctcattcattacctaattccatttctactattcttggtgatttttcaagttcacgtcactgctgctattcaatattgttttaatgttaatttcacattttcatgatttctttgtattaactaccatttaggcatacataacaccgaaacatgttcttcattagccatttcaatagctaatcattatcaaatatttacataccattctttagccatatcataagggcatacacacaaaatggctaagtccctatacaagccataaactagaacgtttgtaaacgaagatacccatttggtaacttgatagtcgatagtgtgaagtgatctccaacgacctccaacccgagcttgcttttaagtactctaaaacatgggaaagtgaaagaagtaagcttatagagcttagtaagttcacatgtaaaataataagcattagcaatcaatttagcttatagagcttagtaagttcacatgtaaaataataagcattagcaatcaatttagcttactactattctgtcataatttgcttaaataatgtttagttcttactttcccaacttactcatcggtaaccttatcaaaggctcagaatacaaaaggcaccttacttaatagcttgcttacatacctgcaacacctcacttaacacatgaggaCTCTTTCATAATATAAGCATATTGcgaatcatgtcataaagtgtcacaagcataactgaaaactcatcacttactcaatacttgataatctcaattacttacaatctcaatattaaataagccttaaatacATACTTGCACTCTTTCctcatgttctcaccttgtcgtttctttgacttactctttggattactcgggaaccttttcctttttgaacttaccattgccatgtcttgacatgatcttacgtggtatccttgccttatgaactcaccaatgccatgccttgacatggtcttacataggacctttgccttatagtaactcgtcaatgtcatgtcttgacatggtcttacatgatttccttgccttatagaacttatcaatgccatgccttggcatggtcttacatgatatccttatcttaccaaatgccatgttccaaacatggtcttacatggtatccttgtcttaccaaatgccatgttccaaacatggtcttacgtggtatccttgtcttagtgccaatgccacatcttgatgtggtcttacatagagtccttaatcaatgccgatgccatgtcttgacatggtcttacatggtatccttaatcGTCAATTCCTCATTAAATgtcatgttatgaacatggacttttccgtcaattcttccttaattgccatggtacaaccatggacttcgagatatcaatgccttgtcaagtcatagctgaaacatacttgctcaaattcttaaggttagtcgcataactcaataataaaaatactaataacaataattgcataataataaaatggtactcaacttacatactgaCATTCTCAATCtcttcatatcatcaacttaacttattctcatcaaactatgctagtcaatactttcttgttatcatacaaagccataatacaaaatatggtcttacatataaattatacaagttctctttccaatatcgaattattatcgaacattaatcattatatctgaaactcaatactaaagtatttatggccaaaatatcaaattatcattcaaatatgcataattaaatgcttattaaacatatgaacttacctcgataccaaaacgaccattttaccaactttctcgattttcagtttttctcccgttctaggtccaaatctcactttccgggatctaaaacatcatatttacttatttaattaatgtaatattcaaaacattccctaactcaaactttggaaaaattacaattttgcccctaaacctttgcaaaattacaattttgtccctaggctaggaaattaaaatttatccatttttattatgttttatgacacgctgaacatttttcccttctatggaaacatcaaattcccactctatcatgtacttatgaacattaggtatttttaccgattatgtcgttttactcgtttcacttaaaatcgcttagcaaaagttgtttaacataatttcaagcttcatattctaccataaaacatcaaaataaacacatttaacctatgggtatttttccaaatatgaaccctagcatgaattattgctagaataagctaaatcaagttactaggactccaaaaacataaagaacattaaaaatgaggctagaacgggcataatattgagcttggaaagcttggaaaccctaaccatggcttcacccatgctatattcggcctccatgaagaagatggaccaattttcgctttattttccctttttaattcttttaattactaaatgaccaaaatgcccttaaaggcttttctttcaaatttgtcctattcttgcccatttttttccaaacttaaatataatgatataattactaaataaggacaTCCACTTTAAggacccatttcaattaaatcccctttattatctagaacacacattttgctaattttacaatttagtcctaattatcaaattaggcacttatacataaaatttcttcacgaaattttcacaaaattattcaatcaatgaataaaccttaaaacttaatcagaataaatttttttaacctcatattcatggtttcgcaaccactatccCGTTtcggccctatttcaggatgttacataacACATCCTGAATAtgacacatttaaggtaaacgATCATCGTCTCAAACTCTATCTTGGTAGTGATGTTGATAATGAGAGAGAGGAGTTCCAACTCCAAGATCTCAATTGATTATGTTTTTCGTAGGGAAGTCGAGCTTTAGACTTTAAACATGCGATTCTCAAGAGGCGACCTGAGCatttttcgtttattttattttattttattttatttattacatgtgctgcatattttaattttatgatgatttttttcttcattttagttttttaatttaaaaaaatgaggtTACTTGAACCACACTGGCAGgaaacatggccatgtgatccacacgggctaaCGACACAGTCATGTGAATACTAGAGCATAATTTTATCTTAGCGAAAACCATATGGGCTgaagacatgaccgtgtgatccACATGGGCCAACGACATGGCCATGTGGAGTTTGGGTCTTTCCTTCACTAtatcctttttcatttttctttttatttcacttttcttttaacctttttattttttatttttgatttcttttGATTGTTGCAAGGATAACTTCACTTAACTTCGAATCTATAATGCTTCAAGTTTTCACACTCTCCATCCATCCATCCTAATTCAGGGCAATTTTAGTTCTTtccttattttgttattttattttgtatattgtGTTTACCTTTGTTCGTACAGTGATAgaaatgtacatcttaaatgTGGAGAGGATTTTATACTTTCATTCAACTTAATCATTAGATTATTGCATGTTTTCTTAAgcaattttcttaatttttgcaTGAGAGTTATCTTTTCTAAACCTAGATTTTTTTGTTGCTTCTGCTTTGTGATAATTTgtacattttatacatttttatttatattttaatgcatgagagagtcaagcatgataagctatttttagaaaatttattttaggatTTCTCCCTGAATTTAATAACTTTCTTGAATGACAAATTTATAAGTTTCGACATCAAAACCATAACTTTGTGAGCTtttaagcctttagagcatctattgaTAAGTCATAatctatacatatttttatcccatgcttagcatatttttggataaattatcatcagatttgtggaattcgatgctcctaatcctttaatttcatgttttatatttaggtGAGCATAGCAGAGTAGaaagagcgagaaacgagccaaaaacagagaaaatgggtcaacgtgggaaatcaacacggcctagacttcctcacacgggtagttcacacacccgtgtctatttaacacattacaacacggcctaagccacaccacatggccgtgtctattTAGAGACTCTaaacacggcctaagccacctcacacgggcgtgtcacatgggcatgtccatgtcgagcccaagtctagttctattcggaaaaggccactcttgagggtttggaagcattataaagcctatataaacaccctaggagGCAGATAGAAAGGACGCgaagagtaggaggcaaggaattactcgaagaaattcgattgatccatctcagaagctggattctccttcaagactgaagatctcccttaatttccttcaggggttttgggttttctttatgttttgttatcattatttttcTGAGATTTTTTCgtttacacatatgaactaaatcccctaaatacctaagggggatgaaacctaatactaatcttgttattattttctgaattatatgataaatacctaatttgttcttaattatgtgttcttaattcttactttaatattccaggatattgattcaagtattgatgtgcttattcagaggagcaaaagcccctgtctaagagtagatctagcataattaagcggagttgattgcacccctagataTAGGGCGACatacactacaggaaaatagggctttagcggcgttttatcaaaacacgctgcaaaaattgtaaaacacaggGCAATAGCGGCGTTCCGCTAAAAACTGAGCAATAGCAGCGTTTTttgttaaaacgccgctaaaaatagagcattagcagcgcttttggtaaaacgccgctaaagaccagagcattagcggcgcttttggtaaaacgccgcgaaagaccagagcattagcggcgcttttggtaaaacgccgctaaagaccagaacATTTGCGGCGCTTTtagtaaaacgccactaaaagtcatATAACTCCCAAAATCCtaaccccccccaaaaaaacataaaacattaatttataacccctaaaatagtaaacccttaaaccctaacaaGCCCTAAACACTAAACTATAATCCCTAAAACCCTAAACGTCGCAATTGGTGCATTTTTAGTGGCGCTAGGTTATAAACGATgctaatgttaaattattttgttcaaaACTTCGTTGTTTAGCTGTCTTATTTTTTACCCACAGCTGATACACTTAACATTTTTCCCGTTTTTCCCCAGTTCTATTTCCCCCTTCTTCCTCATCCTAAATCCCTAAAGTATTATCACCCATTCCCAAATTCGACATCCTAAGTCCCTAacgaatttaataataataataaagtaattttaacaattaaatttaaattcagaaATTTGAAACATAGAGGAATTAAATTCTTAAGAATagaaatataatgactaaattctaATTTTACGAAAAGTATAAATACTTATCTCATATTTTAGCTTTTACAGATTAAGTGGTTTAGTATTCAATTTGTTAAAGTATGTTAAGagaattactttttcttttttaagatcatatatttattaaaagtttatataaaaattaattgttattttggttataatcataaagttaattgtttttcgaatttttattatatatatataaatataaaaatacattctTATAACTTAATTTATATGTGAGAgggtaaattaataatttcacaactgAATTAATATACTGAATTAATATATTTgatgtaacaaaattaataaaatttgatgtaataaccaatatgccattatataaaaatctaaacaactaaTACAGACCATACTTAAAAGAATAATGCTTGTATTGCTgtgtcattttgtatttttttaattcatcgattccattttaaaacttaaattttcaactcatttaataattGAATAGTGTTTGAGTTACTTTATTAACCTAATATAACGTCTTGCATTTAAATACATCGTCCGAGTCGAGTGTGAAGTGCCAATTTTATAATGTAACCAAAATCTATTCCACGGTAAATAGTTAGGAATCTAAACATGTAAAATAGAGGGCTTGGCCATGAACAGATACCTTCGATTTTGAGCCcttcgatttttttaaaaaagaacacGGGCCCAACTTCATTTCATAATTTCCTTCATATCTAAAAACTTACAGCCGCTCTATATAAATTTCCCCCAAATCGGAAATCCTATTAGGGTTTTAGACCTTTTTCAAGATTCGAAAGGAATAAGCTTCAGCGTCCAAATCGGGAGGAAATGGTGAAGGGACGCCAAGGAGAGCGTGTCAGGTAACCTTTGAtctcttcactttttcttcgttCTGAACCTACCTCCTTTTTTCTATCAATTTTCCCAGTTTGACGTAAGGAATATAGCTTTTGGATTTTACTcactcactttttttttttgcagactCTATGTAAGAAGAACCACCTTGGGTTACAAAAGGTAGTAAGACTTTTCCAAAAAAATTGAACTGTTTTATTGTTGTTGGTTTAAAGCTGGGGTTTTAGTTTTAGGAATTATAGGAAACCCTTTTTACGGAAATTGAATATTTAGTTAAATGTAGGATTAAATTTAGCTGATTTAATCTGTTTAATGGAAAATAAAGTTGAAGTTTTAACTGTATTGTTTGTTTGTTATGAAATTGAGCTGAAGTCGGTTTTTTATTGACTATGGTGCTGGGTAGTGCTTCATTTTCGAACTAAAATCAGTGTTTGGGTAATAAAGGGTGATTGAATTTCTAGGGTTTAGAATAAGGGTTTGGAGTTGTGTTTTTGTTTCCATTGCAGGGAGATCGAGTCAGAGTCTTCATGTACCCTAGCAATATCTTACACGTGGAATTAAACTCCCTGCGTATGGATTGCCTTCGAAACCTCATCTTCTTCTGCTCTAGAAATTTTAATATCGAATTCCCTTTTTTGAAAGAGTTAATGATTGAGGATTGCCCGAAATTAAAAGAATTCATTAGTAAAAGCAGTACTGAGTCCGGCATGCATACTCTCTTCAATGAGAAGgtgatttatttatttcagtAGTCTTACACTCTTATATGATTCAGTTGattcatccttttcttttttttttcctgcaTTATATGAGCTAACTTTCTTATGGgcatgaattatatatatgaataggTTGCTGTTCCTAGCTTGGAAACGATGACAATTTCCATGTTGAGTAATGTGAAGATGATATTTCATACTGACCTATCACCAAATTCTTTTCAAAGTCTACGAAAATTAAGTGTTTCAAGGTGTGAGATTTTGAAAAATCTATTTCCAGCGTCAATAGCTAAACATCTTTTACAACTTGAAGATTTAAGCATAAGTGATTGTGGGGTGGAGGAGATTGTATCGAAAGGGAAAGGAGTAGAGGATCGACCTATGAGGTTTGAGCTTCCCAAAGTGTCTTCACTTGAGGTTATATCCCTAAAAGAGCTCAAATGTTTCTATAAAGGGCAACATACAATGGTGTGGCCAATGTTGAAAAAATTGACCACAGATGGTTCTGGTTTGCTAATGAGAATGGGTTTAGAAGATGTtagaatggaagaaagaaagggAAATGGGGAGGCAGTTTTGGTGGTGGAAGAGGTATGTATATCATTACAAATATATTTGTtttcatcatcacatgcatcttATGTTCTTATAATGCAATTTAATTAACTGAATTTTACTTTAGACCTATCtatctaatatttatatttaagcaCTTTACTTGAGTTAGAATCACCCTTATTAATAGATCATTAATTCAATTATGAAATTACATAATAttcattcttttaaattatacttaatattattatgataatattttatcttttcatactttcattttatctttaaataaaagttaaaattttttacttttcaaaaaaaaagtaaataatttatttcaaaaataagattttgaaaagtaaaatcaAGTTACTATTTTTCACATTAAGTGACAAATAGTGACAAATATGCATTAGCCCAAGTGTCGAAGTAACGAAGAAACACGTGAGGATTCCATTAGTTCCACTATTCGAATTTGGACTGGAAGTTCCCTGCAACCGTCAAAGTGGCTTTGTTTCTTTAAGGAATGGAGAAAGAACTAAAAAATGAATCCAAAACTAATGAAAAATCACGTGCATTGCTCTCCAGAGTTGGCTGATTATGGCTTGCCTACATCTTATCGAGCTCCTGCTGCTGCTATAGCCACATATTTAGATTGGGCTAAATCTCCAGAGTTACACGCATTAATTTATATTTCTGTTGCTCTTCTTGCGGCATGCTGATGAGAGTGTTGTTGATCCTccactttatatatatatgttcttacCACTCAAACACTAACAAGGTTAGCTTAATGTCATCTTTTCATCCACCCTCAGTCAATTATTTCCTCTTAACTGTCTAAACTTGTTGTCAAGGAACAACCTAAATGATTGAAAATCGTTTAAtcattttatattgaattatttctGAAAAtcgtttttaatcattttatgatGCTTCAAAATGGATCTGTCAtgtatcaaaatttcaataacgATTTTGATTTAGCTTAATCAATACAATTTTAATCAACCCAATTTTCTACTTCTAGCAGATCCATCTATTTGTTTACCTATTGGGTTTATGTTTTTACTTCTAAAGTGATTATTTCATGAACATGTATATTGACTTCAAATAATTTTGTATATGGAGCTTTGCTCACATTTGTGGCTTATAGTTTACGTTAAGAAACTTCACAATGTAAAACAAATACATTGATTGCATTTGTATGTAACAGTTCAAATACTGATTAGTAAAAGCTCTAGATATATATAGAAAGTACAGGTTCTTTCTTGTTCTGCTGCACTCAAGGGTAAAATATTAGTATCTAATTGCAGCTTTTTGGCATATCCTTTTAAGTCGATAATAGCTAGTTGCTGCTATGTTTGGAATAAGCTACTTTAAACTTCCACAAGCTTATGATTAAGGGTATGTCTTTTgagttttgatttttcatttttttatcattccTAGTGATGATATACTGCAGATTCTGTTATTACAATGCCTTCAAAGGGGATGATTTGATTGATAGAAATCTCATTACTTGTTATTATTGGTTTCCCACTCCAACTAAAAGCGCTCtctcaagtatatatatatattatggatTACCACATATATAGTTTTTGCTTTCCCACaagattgaaattaaaaaaaaaaatttactttgaaagttataaaagaaagtttttttttaagtcttCCTAAAATCATTGTTATATGGCCTCCTTCATTTTCATTGTTAGTGTTTGCACCATCGAAAGTTTTCCTTTTATTTCCTTCTCAATACCTCAAAAATATTGATGGCTTAAGCTAATGTATTCAACTTCAAACACTTACCAGATTGCTAGAGTTCAATGCTTTATTGACTGCTTGCAAGCTTGCTAATGTTTTCCTAGTGAAGTACTATTTTAAAGACCttttaatttccatattttgcattCTGAAATATGCTTATATTTGTTTCATTTGCAG
The sequence above is drawn from the Gossypium hirsutum isolate 1008001.06 chromosome A05, Gossypium_hirsutum_v2.1, whole genome shotgun sequence genome and encodes:
- the LOC107959935 gene encoding uncharacterized protein isoform X1, with translation MYPSNILHVELNSLRMDCLRNLIFFCSRNFNIEFPFLKELMIEDCPKLKEFISKSSTESGMHTLFNEKVAVPSLETMTISMLSNVKMIFHTDLSPNSFQSLRKLSVSRCEILKNLFPASIAKHLLQLEDLSISDCGVEEIVSKGKGVEDRPMRFELPKVSSLEVISLKELKCFYKGQHTMVWPMLKKLTTDGSGLLMRMGLEDVRMEERKGNGEAVLVVEEWNCCINGNEICRQYCEGLFYFSGNASHCRCFSVSVRLQSYPCFLPRCYVIEIPFNNFLYCWNKS
- the LOC107959935 gene encoding uncharacterized protein isoform X2 gives rise to the protein MYPSNILHVELNSLRMDCLRNLIFFCSRNFNIEFPFLKELMIEDCPKLKEFISKSSTESGMHTLFNEKVAVPSLETMTISMLSNVKMIFHTDLSPNSFQSLRKLSVSRCEILKNLFPASIAKHLLQLEDLSISDCGVEEIVSKGKGVEDRPMRFELPKVSSLEVISLKELKCFYKGQHTMVWPMLKKLTTDGSGLLMRMGLEDVRMEERKGNGEAVLVVEEWNCCINGNEICRQYCEGLFYFSGNASHCRCFSVSVRLQSYPCFLPRCYSGDRDSV
- the LOC107959935 gene encoding uncharacterized protein isoform X3 — translated: MTISMLSNVKMIFHTDLSPNSFQSLRKLSVSRCEILKNLFPASIAKHLLQLEDLSISDCGVEEIVSKGKGVEDRPMRFELPKVSSLEVISLKELKCFYKGQHTMVWPMLKKLTTDGSGLLMRMGLEDVRMEERKGNGEAVLVVEEWNCCINGNEICRQYCEGLFYFSGNASHCRCFSVSVRLQSYPCFLPRCYVIEIPFNNFLYCWNKS
- the LOC107959935 gene encoding uncharacterized protein isoform X4, yielding MTISMLSNVKMIFHTDLSPNSFQSLRKLSVSRCEILKNLFPASIAKHLLQLEDLSISDCGVEEIVSKGKGVEDRPMRFELPKVSSLEVISLKELKCFYKGQHTMVWPMLKKLTTDGSGLLMRMGLEDVRMEERKGNGEAVLVVEEWNCCINGNEICRQYCEGLFYFSGNASHCRCFSVSVRLQSYPCFLPRCYSGDRDSV